The following are encoded together in the Lagopus muta isolate bLagMut1 chromosome Z, bLagMut1 primary, whole genome shotgun sequence genome:
- the LOC125686722 gene encoding protein NipSnap homolog 3A-like encodes MLSPSALRRPLAAAARLARGSPQVLASLATGPRQNNGIFYEIRTYDVKPSKMKEFVELVHKCLHLRTAHSELVGFWTAELGSMNKAVHVWKYDNFAHRTAVRQALANDKEWQGQFISPALPLIEKQHNEVAYLVPWCQLGKPPKEGGVYEWVTFQMKPGGPALWGEAFQAAINAHINTGYTKLIGVFHTEYGLLNTVHVIWWNESPDHRAAGRHRAHEDARVVAAVRDSVRFLESQQNMLLTPLACSPLK; translated from the exons atgCTTTCCCCTTCGGCCCTCCGCCGGCccctcgccgccgccgcccgcctcgCCCGAGGCAGTCCTCAG GTACTCGCATCTCTTGCTACAGGACCCAGACAGAATAATGGCATTTTCTATGAAATTCGCACGTATGATGTTAAGCCATCAAAGATGAAGGAGTTTGTGGAACTGGTTCATAAGTGCCTGCACCTCCGCACAGCTCACTCAGAGCTAGTGGGATTCtggacagcagagctgggatcaATGAACAAAGCTGTGCACGTCTGGAAGTATG ATAATTTTGCCCACAGAACAGCTGTCCGGCAGGCACTAGCCAATGACAAGGAGTGGCAGGGACAATTCATCTCTCCAGCTCTTCCCCTGatagaaaagcagcacaatgaAGTTGCTTATCTGGTACCCTGGTGTCAGCTTGGGAAACCTCCAAAGGAAGGGG GTGTGTATGAATGGGTTACTTTTCAAATGAAGCCTGGTGGGCCAGCTCTGTGGGGTGAGGCATTTCAAGCTGCAATCAATGCTCATATCAACACAGGCTACACCAAGCTAATTGGTGTTTTCCACACAGAGTATGGGTTACTTAACACAG TCCATGTGATCTGGTGGAACGAGAGCCCAGATCACCGGGCAGCGGGAAGGCACAGGGCCCATGAAGATGCCAGAGTGGTAGCAGCTG TACGGGACAGTGTCAGATTCTTGGAATCCCAGCAGAATATGCTCCTGACTCCTCTGGCATGCTCACCACTGAAGTAG